The proteins below are encoded in one region of Aeromonas veronii:
- the msrA gene encoding peptide-methionine (S)-S-oxide reductase MsrA, giving the protein MEQIISPAEALPGRREALVIGQQHAVNGHPTQGPWPEGLESAWFGMGCFWGVERLFWQQPGVYSTAAGYQGGLTPNPTYKEVCSGLTGHAETVQVIFDPKVTSYGALLKLFWEQHDPAQGMRQGGDVGTQYRSVIFVGDESQEAIAQQSLAAFQQAMAASGDGRTITTRILPLAPFYYAEDYHQQYLEKNPEGYCGLGGIGVCLPPSLNR; this is encoded by the coding sequence ATGGAGCAGATTATTTCACCGGCAGAGGCGCTGCCGGGTCGACGTGAGGCGCTGGTGATTGGCCAGCAGCACGCGGTCAATGGCCATCCGACTCAGGGACCCTGGCCCGAGGGGCTGGAGTCCGCCTGGTTTGGCATGGGTTGCTTCTGGGGCGTGGAGCGTCTGTTCTGGCAGCAGCCCGGCGTCTATTCCACCGCCGCCGGTTATCAGGGGGGGCTGACCCCCAACCCCACCTACAAGGAGGTGTGCAGCGGTCTGACCGGTCATGCGGAGACGGTGCAGGTGATCTTCGATCCCAAGGTCACCAGCTATGGCGCCCTGCTCAAGCTGTTCTGGGAGCAGCACGATCCGGCCCAGGGCATGCGCCAGGGCGGGGATGTGGGCACCCAGTATCGCTCGGTGATCTTCGTCGGGGACGAGAGCCAGGAAGCCATCGCCCAGCAGAGCCTGGCCGCCTTCCAGCAGGCCATGGCGGCGAGCGGTGACGGGCGTACCATCACCACCCGCATCCTGCCGCTGGCTCCCTTCTACTATGCCGAGGATTACCACCAGCAATATCTGGAGAAGAACCCGGAAGGCTACTGTGGCCTCGGGGGGATCGGGGTCTGTCTGCCCCCCAGCCTGAATCGCTGA
- a CDS encoding DUF3802 family protein, with amino-acid sequence MVVESEGYIALIEYLVESLALFESQQAGTGSQTIEDLVSGRVADNLMTICEQNPQLDAKVRFLIMQEADAVVADLEEVLSAVWLRAPTPAQQAFLDEFIDLIKNLFDSAIR; translated from the coding sequence ATGGTGGTAGAGAGCGAAGGGTACATTGCGCTGATCGAGTATCTGGTCGAGAGTCTGGCCCTGTTCGAGAGCCAGCAGGCGGGCACGGGCAGCCAGACCATCGAGGATCTGGTGAGCGGCCGGGTAGCCGACAACCTGATGACCATCTGCGAGCAAAACCCCCAGCTCGACGCCAAGGTGCGTTTTCTCATCATGCAGGAGGCCGACGCCGTGGTCGCCGATCTGGAAGAGGTGCTCTCCGCGGTCTGGCTGCGCGCCCCCACGCCGGCCCAACAAGCCTTCCTCGATGAATTCATCGATCTCATCAAGAACCTGTTCGACAGCGCCATCCGCTAA
- a CDS encoding GNAT family N-acetyltransferase, translating into MPDASQFQNPATYQVVPLDEGHIPALLALFEQSVRQTGPEHYSPEQVEQWAQGASHPGLAAQLCEHHGWVITCAKPQGEGHMAGEETTEPAPLGFVTLSDDGHLSLLYVSPHHQRQGLGGRLLETAMQFAQRRSLPLLTTEASAFSLGLFLRHGFEQTGLETVERGGVSFIRHRLHCRLPSQG; encoded by the coding sequence ATGCCTGACGCCTCTCAATTCCAAAACCCAGCCACATACCAAGTCGTTCCCCTGGACGAGGGCCATATCCCGGCCCTGCTCGCCCTGTTCGAGCAGTCGGTGCGCCAAACAGGCCCCGAGCACTACAGTCCCGAACAAGTGGAGCAGTGGGCTCAGGGGGCCAGCCATCCCGGTCTTGCTGCCCAGTTGTGTGAGCACCACGGCTGGGTCATCACATGCGCAAAGCCGCAAGGTGAGGGGCACATGGCAGGAGAAGAGACGACAGAGCCCGCGCCCCTTGGCTTTGTGACCCTGAGCGATGACGGGCACCTGAGCCTGCTCTATGTGAGCCCACATCATCAGCGACAGGGGCTCGGCGGCCGTCTGCTGGAGACCGCCATGCAATTTGCCCAGCGCCGCAGCCTGCCTCTGCTCACCACGGAGGCGAGTGCCTTCAGCCTGGGGCTCTTCTTGCGCCACGGCTTTGAGCAGACCGGATTGGAAACCGTTGAACGGGGCGGAGTCAGTTTTATCCGTCATCGCCTGCACTGCCGCTTGCCAAGCCAGGGGTAG
- a CDS encoding MmcQ/YjbR family DNA-binding protein → MTLISLREFLLSQPGATEDTPFGPEILVYRIAGKMFALVDWQAEPLTINLKCEPELALLLREIHPEVKPGWHMNKQHWNTVTLEGGLDDELWQGWIVHSYERVVAGLPKAKRPQAPTIHPKP, encoded by the coding sequence ATGACGCTCATATCCTTGCGTGAATTTCTGCTAAGCCAGCCCGGCGCCACCGAAGATACGCCGTTCGGCCCCGAAATCCTGGTCTATCGCATCGCCGGCAAGATGTTCGCCCTGGTGGACTGGCAGGCCGAGCCCCTTACCATCAATCTCAAATGCGAGCCGGAACTGGCGCTCTTGCTGCGGGAGATCCACCCCGAGGTGAAACCGGGCTGGCACATGAACAAGCAGCACTGGAACACGGTCACCCTGGAGGGCGGTCTCGACGATGAGCTGTGGCAGGGTTGGATAGTGCACTCCTATGAGCGGGTGGTGGCGGGTCTGCCCAAGGCCAAGCGCCCCCAGGCCCCGACCATCCATCCCAAACCATGA
- a CDS encoding alpha/beta fold hydrolase, with amino-acid sequence MLYHKTFELGPERDWVVFVHGAGGSSSIWFKQLRAYREHFNVLLLDLRGHGQSNQLQQVVQGHYSFRAVTEDILRLLDHLRIPRAHFVGISLGTILIRHLAELCPERVKSMVLGGAILRLDIRSRVLVQLGRLGQHFLPYMWLYRLFAFIIMPRQRHQESRNLFVREARKLCQKEFKRWFRLATEVNPLMRYFRERALPIPTLYLMGEEDHMFIAPVREQVARDPYSQLAIIENCGHVCNVEQPEHFNRQSLAFLSNQTTVA; translated from the coding sequence ATGTTGTACCACAAGACTTTCGAGCTGGGTCCCGAGCGGGATTGGGTGGTGTTCGTGCACGGCGCAGGCGGCAGCTCCTCCATCTGGTTCAAGCAACTGCGCGCCTATCGGGAGCACTTCAACGTGTTGCTGCTGGACTTGCGCGGCCACGGCCAGTCCAACCAGTTGCAGCAGGTGGTGCAGGGTCACTACAGCTTTCGGGCCGTGACCGAGGACATACTGCGCCTGCTCGATCACCTACGCATCCCCCGCGCCCATTTTGTCGGCATATCCTTGGGCACCATCCTCATTCGCCACCTGGCAGAGCTCTGCCCGGAGCGGGTCAAAAGCATGGTGCTCGGCGGCGCCATCCTGCGCCTCGACATCCGCTCCCGGGTGCTGGTACAGCTCGGCCGCCTCGGCCAGCACTTTTTGCCCTACATGTGGCTCTACCGATTGTTCGCCTTCATCATCATGCCGCGCCAGCGCCATCAGGAGTCCCGCAACCTCTTCGTGCGCGAGGCTCGCAAGCTCTGCCAGAAGGAGTTCAAACGCTGGTTCCGCCTCGCCACCGAGGTCAACCCCTTGATGCGCTACTTCCGTGAGCGGGCGCTACCGATCCCGACCCTCTACCTGATGGGGGAGGAGGATCATATGTTTATCGCCCCGGTGCGCGAGCAGGTCGCCCGCGATCCCTACAGCCAGCTCGCCATCATCGAAAACTGCGGCCACGTCTGCAACGTGGAGCAGCCGGAGCACTTTAACCGCCAGTCGTTGGCGTTTTTATCCAATCAAACAACCGTGGCGTAA
- a CDS encoding lipocalin-like domain-containing protein yields the protein MKHSLRAKLLAALLGVLGTNAQAQDLGAVLGSNGDHFKKAQPGQAVNLPTDHAAHPDYRSEWWYLTGNLKDEQGREYGLQWTLFRQGVEWQIADKKGSIREQPLTNPWLTPQLWLAQFAITDLATGKHLQDERTSRQGPGLAGASQGEYWLREWRLKSEGDALFPARLKVDSAIGQLALEVSNRKPAVLQGKAGYSEKSPGNASFYYSFPRLALTGTLTLDGETRKVSGQGWFDHEWSSSVLADWQSGWDWFSLQLVDGRELMLFRLRTKAGRPEPENRYGILIEQDGSSRVLPPESIVLTPGKTWRGPKGQPYPIEWQLNAADLNLRIKARQPDQAMTGRFDYWEGAVTVEGDATGLGYLEMTGY from the coding sequence ATGAAGCATTCACTACGGGCCAAGCTGCTGGCCGCCCTGCTGGGTGTGCTGGGCACCAACGCTCAGGCCCAGGATCTCGGCGCCGTGCTCGGCAGCAATGGCGATCACTTCAAAAAAGCGCAGCCTGGGCAGGCCGTGAACCTGCCCACCGATCACGCTGCCCACCCGGACTACCGCTCCGAGTGGTGGTATCTCACGGGGAATCTTAAAGACGAGCAGGGGCGCGAATACGGCCTGCAGTGGACCCTGTTTCGCCAGGGTGTGGAGTGGCAAATTGCTGACAAGAAAGGCTCGATTCGAGAGCAACCACTGACCAATCCCTGGCTCACCCCCCAGCTCTGGCTGGCGCAATTTGCCATCACGGATCTCGCTACCGGCAAACATCTGCAAGACGAGCGCACCAGCCGCCAGGGGCCGGGCTTGGCGGGTGCCAGCCAGGGCGAATATTGGCTAAGGGAGTGGCGACTTAAATCCGAGGGGGATGCGCTCTTCCCGGCACGGCTCAAGGTCGATAGCGCCATCGGTCAGCTGGCACTCGAGGTGAGCAATCGCAAACCCGCGGTGCTGCAGGGCAAAGCCGGTTACAGCGAGAAGAGCCCGGGCAACGCCTCGTTTTACTACTCCTTCCCGCGCCTGGCGCTTACCGGCACTTTGACCCTGGATGGGGAGACCCGCAAAGTGAGCGGCCAGGGCTGGTTCGATCACGAATGGAGCAGCTCGGTGCTGGCGGACTGGCAATCGGGCTGGGACTGGTTCTCGCTGCAACTCGTTGATGGCCGCGAGCTGATGCTGTTTCGCCTTCGCACCAAGGCAGGTCGCCCCGAACCGGAGAACCGCTACGGCATCCTGATCGAGCAAGATGGCAGCAGCCGAGTGTTGCCCCCGGAATCCATCGTCCTCACCCCAGGCAAAACCTGGCGCGGCCCCAAGGGTCAGCCCTACCCCATAGAATGGCAACTTAACGCCGCTGACCTCAATCTCCGCATCAAGGCCCGCCAGCCGGATCAGGCCATGACAGGGCGTTTTGACTACTGGGAAGGGGCGGTGACTGTGGAGGGGGATGCAACAGGGCTGGGCTATCTGGAGATGACGGGGTATTAG
- a CDS encoding ABC transporter permease, which yields MLPLKALLRLYRAHPWLLLMSLTGLMLGVSLVVAIELLNQSAKTNFVAARSQLAGEANYRLAPSGGLDEQLYVQLVRSERALAALPQVHAWLKDTEGRSFQLLGIDLLNPGPLSPLLGSGKQSGDKDAFSLARADAVWLAEPEAKRLDWGIGETRAFMLGERSLQLTLAGTFAPGAVPMERLLVTDLGIAQPLLGKSGRLDRILFTLSDAEAKALQARLPKPLWLEPISPALDASLLGDALGLNLSALSLLAMAVGLFLVFNAQRFVQSVRRPQLAQLIILGMPPRRVLLWLGLELGLLASLGTLLGLVLGVLLARGLMGQLTQALADLYGPNPIDLLRLAPGGLIKAAALGLLGTLAANLPGWWALLRQSPLQLREGQVRSSAHPWRRRLLALAILLICALCLALPQTGLPGALLVAGGWLLAMALTLPDALRWVLSRLRRRPGGLTTRLAVAETQYHLDRTAIAVMALQLAIAAAIGIGVMVSSFRTSVEIWLGQRLAADLYVSAPKGAAGSRGTLDQSTLDAIFASPDVGAASRRSVQPARWQGQPIEWAQMDAIPELKAAYPLLSGRWPAAPDEVLASEPLTVRLGVKVGQTLVITSESGPRSVQVTGVYQDYGSDKGQVLHDFESGPVQSLALFSAQPERLADELRARFGEKINLLPAPAIHAAALRVFDQTFVVTELLKLLILGIAFVGIGSAFLVLGLARRSELQTLQSLGLSPSRCRQLLVWQGAGLGLLTALLALPVGYGLAWVLIEVVNPRAFGWRLAFEAAPAHAITALLLAPVCGALASWFAARRVV from the coding sequence GTGCTGCCCCTGAAGGCGCTGCTGCGCCTCTACCGCGCCCACCCCTGGCTGCTGCTGATGAGCCTCACCGGCCTGATGCTGGGGGTCTCGCTGGTGGTCGCCATCGAGCTGCTCAACCAGAGCGCCAAGACCAATTTTGTCGCGGCCCGCAGCCAGCTCGCCGGGGAGGCCAACTACCGGCTGGCCCCAAGCGGCGGCCTGGACGAGCAGCTTTACGTGCAACTGGTACGAAGCGAGCGCGCCCTCGCCGCCCTGCCCCAGGTGCACGCCTGGCTCAAGGATACCGAGGGGCGCAGCTTCCAGCTGCTCGGCATCGATCTGTTGAACCCCGGGCCCTTGAGCCCCTTGCTCGGCTCAGGCAAACAGAGCGGCGACAAGGATGCATTCTCTCTGGCGCGGGCCGACGCCGTCTGGCTCGCCGAGCCGGAAGCCAAACGCCTCGACTGGGGCATTGGCGAGACCCGCGCCTTTATGCTGGGTGAGCGGTCACTCCAGCTGACCCTCGCGGGCACCTTCGCGCCCGGCGCCGTGCCCATGGAGCGGCTGCTGGTGACCGACCTTGGCATCGCCCAGCCCCTGCTTGGCAAGAGCGGACGGCTGGATCGCATCCTGTTCACGCTAAGTGACGCCGAAGCCAAGGCGCTGCAAGCCAGACTGCCCAAGCCGCTCTGGCTAGAACCCATCAGCCCGGCGCTCGATGCCAGCCTGCTCGGCGATGCGCTGGGGCTCAACCTCAGCGCCCTCTCATTGCTCGCCATGGCGGTGGGGCTGTTTCTGGTGTTCAACGCCCAGCGTTTCGTGCAGAGCGTGCGCCGCCCCCAGCTCGCCCAGCTGATCATCTTAGGCATGCCGCCGCGCCGGGTGCTGCTCTGGCTCGGGCTGGAACTTGGCCTGCTCGCCAGCCTCGGTACCCTGCTCGGCCTGGTGCTCGGGGTGCTGCTCGCCAGAGGGCTGATGGGTCAGCTGACCCAGGCACTGGCGGACCTTTATGGCCCCAACCCCATCGATCTCCTGCGCCTCGCCCCCGGGGGCCTTATCAAGGCCGCCGCCCTGGGCCTGCTGGGGACTCTCGCCGCCAACCTGCCCGGCTGGTGGGCACTGCTGCGCCAATCGCCGCTGCAACTGCGTGAAGGCCAGGTGCGTTCAAGCGCCCATCCTTGGCGCAGGCGCCTGCTGGCGCTCGCCATCCTGCTGATCTGCGCCCTCTGCCTCGCGCTACCCCAAACGGGACTGCCCGGCGCCCTGCTCGTCGCCGGCGGTTGGCTGCTGGCCATGGCGCTCACGCTGCCGGATGCCCTGCGCTGGGTGCTGAGCCGGTTGCGACGTCGGCCCGGTGGCCTCACCACCCGGCTTGCGGTAGCCGAGACCCAATACCATCTGGATCGCACCGCCATCGCCGTGATGGCGCTGCAGCTCGCCATCGCCGCCGCCATCGGCATCGGCGTCATGGTGTCGAGCTTTCGCACCAGCGTGGAGATCTGGCTGGGCCAGCGCCTCGCCGCCGACCTCTATGTGAGCGCCCCCAAAGGCGCGGCGGGCAGTCGCGGCACGCTCGACCAGTCAACTCTGGACGCCATCTTCGCCAGCCCCGACGTTGGCGCCGCCTCGCGCCGCTCGGTGCAGCCCGCCCGCTGGCAGGGGCAACCCATCGAATGGGCCCAGATGGACGCCATCCCGGAGCTCAAAGCCGCCTATCCCCTGCTGAGCGGTCGCTGGCCAGCGGCCCCTGACGAGGTGCTGGCGAGCGAACCGCTGACGGTGCGCCTCGGGGTCAAGGTCGGCCAGACCCTTGTGATCACGAGTGAGTCGGGCCCGCGATCGGTACAGGTCACCGGCGTCTATCAGGATTACGGCAGCGACAAGGGGCAGGTGTTGCACGATTTTGAATCCGGGCCGGTGCAGTCCCTGGCGCTCTTCAGTGCGCAACCGGAGCGGCTCGCCGATGAGCTGCGTGCCCGCTTTGGCGAGAAGATAAACCTCCTGCCCGCCCCCGCCATCCACGCCGCGGCCCTCAGGGTGTTCGATCAGACCTTCGTGGTGACCGAGCTATTGAAACTGCTGATCCTGGGGATTGCCTTTGTCGGTATCGGCTCCGCCTTTCTGGTGCTGGGGCTCGCCCGGCGAAGTGAACTACAAACCTTGCAGAGTCTGGGCTTAAGTCCCAGTCGCTGCCGCCAGTTGCTGGTGTGGCAGGGGGCGGGACTCGGGCTGCTCACTGCTCTGCTCGCCCTGCCAGTGGGATATGGCTTGGCCTGGGTGCTCATTGAAGTGGTCAACCCCCGCGCCTTCGGCTGGCGGCTGGCCTTCGAAGCCGCCCCCGCCCACGCCATCACGGCGCTGCTGCTGGCGCCCGTCTGCGGGGCTCTGGCCTCCTGGTTTGCCGCAAGGAGAGTGGTATGA
- a CDS encoding ABC transporter ATP-binding protein, giving the protein MLSLKNLSKSFGADAASPPLFRGLDLRLHAGESCLLLGQSGSGKSTLLNLIAGLIAPDEGEVWLDDTRLDHQPSGERARLRGRHFGIVYQDFNLLPTLTVEENCCLPLDINGLPREPERLDALLTRLGMADKRHAWPEQLSGGQRQRVALARALIHQPRWLLADEPTGSLDEHNARQVMDLMMGAVQESGAGLLLVSHNPAYASQVDRVLRLEGGRLLEIKGAAHG; this is encoded by the coding sequence ATGCTGAGCCTGAAAAACCTGAGCAAGTCCTTTGGCGCTGACGCCGCTTCCCCTCCCCTGTTCAGGGGGCTGGATCTGCGTCTGCACGCCGGTGAAAGCTGTCTGCTGCTGGGGCAGAGCGGCTCGGGCAAGTCCACCCTGCTCAACCTGATCGCCGGGTTGATTGCCCCCGATGAGGGGGAGGTCTGGCTCGATGACACCCGCCTCGACCACCAGCCGAGCGGCGAGCGGGCCCGCCTGCGCGGTCGCCACTTCGGCATTGTCTATCAGGACTTCAACCTGCTGCCGACCCTGACGGTGGAGGAAAATTGCTGCCTGCCGCTCGATATCAACGGCCTGCCCCGTGAGCCTGAGCGGCTCGATGCCCTGCTCACACGCCTTGGCATGGCAGACAAGCGCCATGCCTGGCCGGAGCAGCTCTCCGGCGGCCAGCGCCAGCGGGTTGCCCTGGCCCGGGCCCTCATCCATCAGCCCAGGTGGCTGCTCGCCGACGAGCCCACCGGCAGTCTGGATGAACACAACGCCCGGCAGGTGATGGACCTGATGATGGGGGCGGTGCAAGAGAGCGGGGCCGGCCTGCTGCTGGTGAGCCACAACCCCGCCTACGCCAGTCAGGTGGACAGGGTGCTGCGCCTCGAAGGCGGGCGGCTGCTGGAGATCAAGGGCGCGGCCCATGGCTGA
- a CDS encoding DUF4357 domain-containing protein, which produces MLHKQVSFIVDSKGTKQAAVVPIDIYNELMTLQKALSDNKPGERELYHFNGKGAEAHGYPVGKRQNPGFMVQAGSTANGEDAASLREAVIELRLELLDKGVLSPRAEGGFVFVADQLFNSPSLAASLVAGNNRSGLDAWQNSAGYTLKQSGFGKK; this is translated from the coding sequence ATGTTACACAAGCAAGTCAGTTTTATCGTCGACAGCAAGGGCACCAAACAGGCTGCCGTGGTTCCCATCGACATCTACAACGAGCTGATGACCCTGCAAAAGGCGCTCTCCGACAACAAGCCCGGGGAGCGCGAGCTCTACCACTTCAACGGCAAGGGGGCCGAGGCCCATGGCTACCCGGTGGGCAAGCGGCAGAATCCCGGTTTCATGGTGCAGGCGGGATCCACCGCCAACGGAGAGGATGCGGCATCCCTGCGTGAGGCGGTGATCGAGCTGCGTCTGGAATTGCTGGACAAGGGGGTGCTGAGCCCGCGGGCCGAGGGGGGCTTCGTGTTCGTGGCCGATCAGCTGTTCAACAGCCCGAGCCTGGCCGCCAGCCTGGTGGCGGGCAACAACCGAAGCGGTCTGGACGCCTGGCAGAACAGTGCCGGTTATACCCTCAAGCAGTCCGGTTTTGGCAAGAAATAG
- a CDS encoding Bcr/CflA family multidrug efflux MFS transporter: MPQASTLSPRFLFILLGALAGLTPLAVDMYLPAIPSIARDLASTIDGAQLTISAFLGGFAIGQLFYGPLADSFGRKPVILAGLSMFAIASVGCAMADSLPELLAWRMLQAAGGAAGSVVVNALLRDLFEKDAFSRAMSFVILVMTLAPLVAPVVGGYISAHSDWRVIFWLLVGISLFICLVLQWKIPETLKPEHKQPLKLGQVLRNYWGVLSHRGAMGYVLCGALSSSGMFAFLSASPYVYIEYFHVPTEHYGWLFGLNILLMMVVTFANSRLVKGVGAERMLQYGLIMLPLAGALLIYNAWSQTGGLWGIVIPVVLFVGHISLVGANAMTGLMGHFPQSAGTASALAGTLRFGIGALVGILVNLNPPESPLPMAIAIASCGFGSAICYWSLTGKKQSR; the protein is encoded by the coding sequence ATGCCTCAAGCCTCGACCCTTTCACCCCGTTTCCTGTTCATCCTGCTCGGCGCCCTGGCGGGCCTCACGCCACTGGCGGTAGACATGTATCTGCCCGCCATCCCGAGCATCGCCCGGGACTTGGCCAGCACCATCGACGGGGCCCAGCTCACCATCAGCGCCTTCCTTGGCGGCTTTGCCATCGGCCAGCTGTTCTACGGGCCGCTCGCCGACAGCTTCGGCCGCAAGCCGGTGATCCTGGCGGGACTCTCCATGTTTGCCATCGCCTCCGTGGGCTGCGCCATGGCGGACTCCCTGCCGGAACTCTTGGCCTGGCGCATGCTGCAGGCCGCCGGCGGCGCCGCCGGCTCCGTGGTGGTCAATGCCCTGCTGCGGGACTTGTTTGAAAAAGATGCGTTTTCGCGGGCCATGTCGTTCGTGATCCTGGTGATGACGCTGGCGCCCCTGGTGGCGCCCGTGGTGGGGGGCTACATCAGCGCCCACAGCGACTGGCGGGTGATCTTCTGGCTGCTGGTGGGGATCAGCCTCTTCATCTGCCTGGTGCTGCAGTGGAAGATCCCCGAGACCCTCAAACCCGAGCACAAGCAGCCCCTCAAGCTCGGCCAGGTGCTGCGCAACTACTGGGGGGTGCTCTCCCATCGCGGCGCCATGGGTTACGTGCTGTGCGGCGCCCTGTCGAGTTCGGGCATGTTCGCCTTCCTGAGCGCCTCGCCTTACGTCTACATCGAGTATTTCCACGTGCCGACCGAGCACTACGGCTGGCTGTTTGGCCTCAACATCTTGCTGATGATGGTGGTCACCTTCGCCAACAGCCGCCTGGTGAAAGGGGTGGGGGCCGAGCGCATGCTGCAGTACGGCCTCATCATGTTGCCGCTCGCGGGGGCCCTGCTCATCTACAACGCCTGGAGCCAGACCGGGGGCCTGTGGGGCATCGTCATTCCGGTAGTCTTGTTCGTCGGCCACATCAGCCTGGTGGGGGCCAACGCCATGACCGGCCTGATGGGCCACTTCCCCCAGTCCGCAGGCACCGCCTCCGCGCTCGCCGGCACCCTGCGCTTTGGCATCGGCGCCCTGGTGGGGATCCTGGTCAACCTCAATCCACCCGAATCCCCCCTGCCCATGGCCATCGCCATCGCCAGCTGCGGCTTCGGCTCGGCGATCTGCTACTGGTCGCTGACCGGCAAGAAGCAGTCACGCTGA
- a CDS encoding FAD-dependent oxidoreductase codes for MGDNSSKKIAVLGAGPAGLMAAWRLRSAGFAVTLFEQEAVVGGMCATQRFAGRDGDYRFDYGGHRFITKNPELLAFIDELMGDDLLHAERKSVIRFGGRTYDYPLNLPNLLKTAPLSLMAGAVKDLLLLPFASKPADFAKASFAEWIQSHFGRTLYRQFFEGYTAKLWGINPDRLSADWAGQRISLIDLKDVARRLLPRRKGNLSVRTYARKYRYPKYGFGQIFTTLGERLIAEGVELRTGATITRLAEADGRIQRVHWQQDGSEHEEHFEQVISTLPLPLTCAHLGLPCSLHYRALRFINMPLNQENLSDNTWQYLSDPHILATRLQEPRRRSPFMAPAGKTSVMLEVPCNPGDATWQAPLATLRERVSQDLASLGVDTARLGDETFEARSEYAYPLMDLGYQERRDAAIQQLMPIGNLIMSGRQGTFRYIFTDTAMEMGLMAADMVIDGVDRRHAIFNHRNENTVIETQSVA; via the coding sequence ATGGGCGATAACAGCAGTAAGAAGATTGCCGTACTGGGCGCTGGGCCTGCCGGTCTGATGGCCGCCTGGCGCCTGCGCAGTGCGGGCTTTGCGGTCACCCTGTTCGAACAGGAGGCCGTGGTCGGGGGCATGTGTGCTACCCAACGTTTCGCGGGCCGGGACGGAGACTACCGCTTCGACTACGGCGGCCACCGCTTCATCACCAAGAACCCCGAGCTGCTCGCCTTCATCGACGAGCTGATGGGGGACGATTTGCTGCACGCGGAGCGCAAGAGCGTCATCCGCTTCGGCGGTCGCACCTATGACTACCCCCTCAACCTGCCGAATCTGCTCAAGACCGCGCCCCTCTCCCTGATGGCGGGGGCGGTGAAGGATCTGCTGCTGCTCCCCTTCGCGAGCAAGCCCGCCGACTTTGCCAAGGCGAGCTTTGCCGAGTGGATCCAGAGCCATTTCGGCCGCACCCTCTATCGCCAGTTCTTCGAGGGTTACACGGCCAAGCTGTGGGGCATCAACCCGGACAGGCTCTCCGCCGACTGGGCCGGCCAGCGCATCAGCCTCATCGATTTGAAAGACGTGGCCCGTCGCCTGCTGCCAAGGCGCAAGGGCAACCTCTCGGTGCGCACCTATGCCCGCAAGTACCGCTACCCCAAATACGGCTTCGGCCAGATCTTCACCACCCTGGGTGAGCGGCTGATAGCAGAAGGGGTCGAGCTCAGGACGGGGGCCACCATCACCCGCCTCGCCGAGGCTGATGGCCGCATCCAGCGGGTGCACTGGCAACAGGATGGCAGCGAGCATGAGGAGCACTTTGAGCAGGTGATCTCCACCCTGCCCCTGCCGCTCACCTGCGCGCACCTCGGCCTGCCCTGCTCCCTGCACTACCGCGCCCTGCGCTTTATCAACATGCCGCTCAATCAAGAGAACCTGTCGGACAACACCTGGCAGTACCTCTCGGATCCGCACATCCTCGCCACCCGCTTGCAGGAGCCGCGCCGGCGCAGTCCCTTCATGGCCCCTGCGGGCAAGACCTCGGTCATGCTGGAGGTACCCTGCAATCCGGGGGATGCCACCTGGCAGGCCCCCCTTGCCACCCTGCGCGAGCGGGTCAGCCAGGATCTGGCGAGCCTCGGCGTCGATACCGCCAGGCTCGGGGATGAGACCTTCGAGGCACGCAGCGAATATGCCTACCCCCTGATGGATCTCGGTTATCAGGAGCGGCGGGATGCGGCCATCCAGCAGCTCATGCCGATTGGCAACCTCATCATGAGCGGCCGCCAGGGGACCTTCCGCTACATCTTCACCGACACCGCCATGGAGATGGGGTTGATGGCCGCGGACATGGTGATCGACGGGGTGGACAGACGGCACGCCATCTTCAATCATCGCAACGAAAACACCGTGATCGAAACCCAGAGCGTGGCCTGA